A single Oryzias melastigma strain HK-1 linkage group LG24, ASM292280v2, whole genome shotgun sequence DNA region contains:
- the LOC112157684 gene encoding 5-hydroxytryptamine receptor 1B has protein sequence MEGVSQLKPTPAIYGELLNISTNDTHANFTSKEEEKGTNLAFQAGLAVTLALITFATTLSNAFVIATIYQSRKLHTPANFLIASLAVTDLLVSILVMPISALYTVCQTWTLGQVVCDIWLSSDITCCTASILHLCVIALDRYWAITDAVEYSKKRTPARAAGMIATAWVIAISISLPPFFWRQVKAEEVTSCNVNTDHIFYTIYSTFGAFYIPTLLLIALYGRIYVEARKRILKQSQNKPGKRLTSARLITNSPGSVASTTSLNYGTNDASSCDTTSSANVSQVKVTVSDALLEKKRISAAREKKATKTLGIILGAYIICWLPFFIYTLLVPLCESCFHPELFDIFTWLGYLNSLINPIIYTMSNEDFKQAFHKLIRFRCCRA, from the coding sequence ATGGAGGGTGTCAGCCAGCTCAAACCGACGCCTGCCATCTACGGAGAGCTGTTGAACATCTCCACAAATGACACCCATGCCAATTTCACctcaaaggaggaggagaaaggcACAAACTTGGCTTTCCAGGCGGGGCTCGCCGTGACCTTAGCCCTCATAACTTTCGCCACCACCCTTTCCAACGCGTTCGTCATCGCCACCATCTACCAGTCCCGCAAATTACACACCCCGGCAAACTTTCTGATCGCCTCCCTGGCGGTCACAGACCTGCTGGTGTCCATCCTGGTGATGCCCATCAGCGCGCTCTACACCGTGTGCCAAACGTGGACTCTCGGGCAGGTCGTGTGTGACATCTGGCTCTCATCGGATATAACGTGCTGCACCGCATCCATCCTCCACCTGTGCGTAATTGCGCTGGACCGCTACTGGGCCATCACGGACGCGGTGGAGTACTCCAAAAAGCGCACGCCGGCGCGCGCAGCCGGGATGATCGCCACAGCCTGGGTGATCGCCATCTCCATCTCCCTGCCGCCTTTCTTCTGGCGCCAGGTGAAGGCGGAGGAGGTGACGAGCTGCAACGTCAACACCGATCACATTTTCTATACCATTTACTCCACCTTCGGCGCCTTCTACATCCCCACGCTGCTGCTCATCGCCCTGTACGGGAGGATTTACGTGGAAGCCCGGAAGCGCATCTTGAAGCAGTCGCAGAACAAGCCCGGGAAGAGGCTCACCTCCGCGCGCCTCATCACGAACTCCCCCGGTTCGGTGGCGTCCACCACCTCCCTGAACTACGGGACGAACGACGCCTCCTCATGTGACACTACCTCGTCCGCGAACGTGAGCCAAGTCAAAGTCACTGTGTCCGACGCGCTGCTGGAGAAGAAGCGGATCTCCGCTGCCAGGGAGAAGAAGGCCACCAAAACTTTGGGAATAATCCTGGGAGCGTATATTATATGCTGGCTCCCGTTTTTCATTTACACCCTCCTAGTGCCTCTGTGCGAGTCCTGCTTCCATCCGGAgttatttgacattttcaccTGGCTTGGTTACCTCAACTCTCTAATCAACCCCATCATTTACACCATGTCCAACGAGGATTTTAAGCAGGCTTTCCACAAACTGATACGCTTTCGATGTTGCAGGGCGTGA